The Zingiber officinale cultivar Zhangliang chromosome 2A, Zo_v1.1, whole genome shotgun sequence genomic sequence GTCCTTGACCTCGCCGGCCCACTCCTCTGGTCTCCCTGTCCCGGCCGCCACCCCACCATCCCCTGCAACTCCTCCACCTGTGCCGAAGCCCGCGCCTTCCCCCCTCGCCATTGCTACAACCGCCCCTCCCCCCGTCCTCCCTGCGCCTGCACCGCCACCGTCGGCAACCCCGTCACTGGAGCCTGCGCCGCCGGCGAACTCACCCTCACCGACGTAATTCTCTCTACCACCGATGGCCATCACCCCACCGCCGTATTTGACGTCAACGGCATCATATCCTCTTGCGCCCCCACAAGCCTCCTCAGCGGGCTTCCGGCTGGCGCAGCCGGCGTCGCCGGGCTCGCTCGGTCCTCTGTCTCCCTCCATTCGCAGCTCGCCGGAAAATTCTACTTTAAGAGCAAGCAGTTCGCACTCTGCCTCCCTAGCGGAAACTCCAGGGACCCCGGCGTCGCGTTCTTCGGCGACGGCCCGTTCTACCTCCTCCCGCCGCCTGGCATCGACGTCACCGCCCTGCTCACCTACACGCCGCTCCTAAAGGATCCAAAATCCTCGGCGTACTACATCCACGTCAACGGCTTCGCCGTGAACCAAAAGGCAGTGCAAATCCCACCAGGCAAGCTCGCCGACGGCGTCAAGTTCAGCACCACCGTCGCGTACACCACCCTG encodes the following:
- the LOC122040102 gene encoding chitinase CLP-like encodes the protein MVKFYAVFLLLFFLCFTSSSPPAEAFPPPANAFVAAIYRDPATSLYTIPAAAGNRSLVLDLAGPLLWSPCPGRHPTIPCNSSTCAEARAFPPRHCYNRPSPRPPCACTATVGNPVTGACAAGELTLTDVILSTTDGHHPTAVFDVNGIISSCAPTSLLSGLPAGAAGVAGLARSSVSLHSQLAGKFYFKSKQFALCLPSGNSRDPGVAFFGDGPFYLLPPPGIDVTALLTYTPLLKDPKSSAYYIHVNGFAVNQKAVQIPPGKLADGVKFSTTVAYTTLRSDVFKPLLDAFDGATSGIPRMPDAAPFELCLNSSALGSTRVGYGVAPIDVMVGGGKNWTIFGANSLVDVDGSRACFAFVNGGAKAEPAVVIGSFQMENNLMLFDAGRSRLGFTSTLFGIMTTCSNFNFTMGIM